From one Lotus japonicus ecotype B-129 chromosome 3, LjGifu_v1.2 genomic stretch:
- the LOC130747210 gene encoding pentatricopeptide repeat-containing protein At5g39710-like — protein sequence MAKRGLSPDVDTYYPLICGFCQTGKLGKAFEMKAKMVHKGILPDADTYGILILTLCRKGRLSKAFDLFLEMLREGVSPHKYIYTRLMNYYCFKGEFSKALDLPDEMINKGFLPDGISPSLVIYNARIHGCCVLGRVEEALGILRGMADMGLSPDVVSYTNVIKGFCKIGEPVKAFELKLEMDEKGIPLYEDIYQSLLDDLSDEVTYSTLINDFHAQGNLMDAYCLESEMSEYSYLTDDVISSVRINGLNKKATTIEAKRSLVRWFYQDCLSIPAYRTYDTLIENCSNNEFKTVVGLVKDFSMRGLAHKAAKAHDKMLHGNYKPEGAIYNLLIFDHCRHGNVHKAYDMYKETVHSGVEIGRAEPSFTWPRPGLHFFFVAQAWPVAYQ from the coding sequence ATGGCTAAGAGGGGTTTGTCCCCTGATGTTGATACTTATTACCCTCTTATAtgcgggttttgccaaaccGGGAAGCTGGGTAAGGCGTTTGAAATGAAGGCCAAGATGGTTCACAAGGGCATCTTGCCTGATGCTGACACATACGGGATTCTTATACTGACCCTGTGCCGGAAGGGAAGACTGTCCAAAGCATTTGATCTCTTCCTAGAGATGCTGCGCGAGGGTGTGTCGCCGCATAAGTACATTTATACTAGGTTGATGaattattattgttttaaaGGTGAATTCAGTAAAGCCTTAGATTTACCTGATGAGATGATAAACAAGGGTTTTTTGCCTGATGGGATTTCACCCTCTCTTGTTATATACAACGCGCGTATTCATGGGTGTTGTGTTTTGGGGAGGGTTGAGGAGGCTTTGGGGATTTTGAGgggcatggctgatatgggttTATCCCCTGATGTTGTTAGTTATACCAATGTTATAAAAGGGTTTTGCAAAATCGGGGAGCCGGTGAAGGCGTTTGAATTGAAGCTGGAGATGGATGAAAAGGGAATCCCACTGTATGAAGACATTTACCAATCACTTCTGGATGACCTGTCGGATGAGGTTACTTATTCTACTTTGATCAATGATTTTCATGCTCAAGGTAACTTGATGGACGCTTATTGTTTGGAAAGTGAAATGAGTGAGTATTCTTATTTAACAGACGATGTTATCTCAAGTGTGCGCATTAATGGACTTAATAAGAAAGCTACGACAATAGAAGCTAAGAGGTCGCTTGTGAGGTGGTTTTATCAAGACTGTTTGAGTATTCCAGCTTATAGGACATATGATACTCTGATAGAGAACTGCAGTAATAATGAATTTAAAACTGTGGTAGGGCTTGTCAAAGATTTCAGCATGAGGGGTTTAGCACATAAAGCAGCCAAAGCTCATGACAAAATGCTTCATGGGAATTATAAGCCAGAAGGagcaatttataatttattaatatttgatcATTGTAGGCATGGTAATGTTCACAAGGCGTATGATATGTACAAGGAGACGGTGCATtcaggggtggaaataggccgagcCGAGCCAAGCTTTACGTGGCCTAGGCCTGGCCTGCATTTTTTTTTCGTGGCCCAAGCCTGGCCTGTGGcctatcaatag